The DNA window ctatactatgtcgttttttaagaaaaaaagccttactatactatgtcgttttttaagaaaaaaagccttactatacatggtcatttttaaggaaaaaagccttactatactatgtcattttttaaagaaacaagctttactatactatgtcgtttttttaagaaaaaagccttactatactatgtcgtttttttaagaaaaaagccttactatactatgtcgttttttaagaaaaaaagccttactatactatgtcgttttttaagaaaaaaagccttactatactatgtcatttttttaaagaaacaagctttactatactatgtcgtttttttaagaaaaaagccttactatactatgtcgtttttttaagacaaaagccttactatactatgtcgttttttttaaagaaaaaagccttactatactatgtcgtttttaaagaaaaaaggcttacaatactatgtcgttttttagggaaaaaaaagccttactatactgtcgttttttaagaaaaaaaagccttactatactatgtcgttttttaagaaaaaaaacccttactatactatgtcgttttttagggaaaaaaagccttactatactatgtcgttttttttaaaaaaaaagctttactatactatgtcgttttttaagaaaaaaaaagccttactatactatgtcgttttttaagaaaaaaaaagccttactatactatgtcgttttttaagggaaaaaaagccttactctactatgtctttttttaaagaaaaaaagccttacaatactatgtcgttttttaagaaaaaaagccttactatactatgtcgtttttaaagaaaaaaagccttactatactatgtcgttttttaagaaaaaaaagccttactatactatgtcgtttttaaagaaaaaaagccttactatactatgtcgtttttttttcaaagaaaaaagctttactatactatgtcgttttttaagaaaaatccttactatattatgtctttttttttataaagaaaaaaagccttactatactatgtcgtttttaagggaaaaaaagccttactatactatgtcgttttttaagaaaaaaaagccttactatactatgtcgttttttaaagaaaaaaatccttactatactatgtcgttttttaacaaaaaaaagccttattatactatgtttttttaaagaaaaaaagccttactatactatgtcgttttttaagaaaaaaaagccttactatactatgtcgtttttaaggggaaaaaaagccttactatactatgccgttttttttaagaaaaaagccttactatactatgtaattttttaagaaaaaaagccttgctatactatgtcgtttttaagaaaaaaagccttactatactatgtcatattttaagaaaaaaagccttactatactatgtcgtttttaagaaaaaaatgccttactatactatgtcgttttttaagaaaaaaagccttactatactttgtcgttttttaagagaaaaagccttacgatacatgttcgtttttttattttaagccttactatacatggtaatgtttttatgaaaagaaaaagccttactatacatggtatttttttatgaaaaaaagctttactatacatcgtcattaaaaataaatagataaaagccttacattTAGGGGTGTCAGTAGGTTCTGAAGAGACTGGTCAGGGGTCTCGAGTTTTCTGCCTGGAGGAGCGAAAGATGATCATTAATATAGTAAACAAGCAATTAAAAAATTATTCTCAAATAAACATACCCATGCTAACCCAAttaactgggaaaaaaacactttaggGTCACCTTTTCGTTGTTCCTGTTGCCTTACCAAATTTGATGATCGTGCAACTCAGTCTCCAAACAAAGATGGCCGACTGATAGCCACAGACAGATTCATAAATGCGAGAGAAATAAATATCTAATACgtatagaaaaaaaaggacGATTGGATTGCGTGTATAAGGAATCTTTATAGTTGCGTTTTTGATATGGAGCAGGTGATATCTAGCCTAGCAGCTCCACATGATTTTTATGTACAAAATAAACAAGACCTGACCCCGATTGTCCACCCGAAACAAAGGCTACCAACacaaaaatgtccattttagaaataaagaaaaaagacatggagttactatattatatatattaacaaCAATTAGGAGAGGGAATTTATCGTAGCCGCTCTTTTTACTGATATTTTTGTTACGGGTGGAAACGATGCAAAATAATGACTAATGTTGATAAACAAAGGAATTTTTTTCatgtccaaaaaataaaaaataaacaaaaaagaagaGCAATACTTGATACATTAACGGGAAAAAGTTGGAATTAATGCCTCACAATTTTGGTGAATCGATCATAATCGATATTAATAAAGCCCTTTCCTACAACTAGGCAAAAAAGCTGATTCTGCACAATGATATGAATCCaattcttaactcattggctgccattgaccgcaatagacgtccaatctaattGCACAATGATTTATATGTCACCTCAGTAAGGTTCGCcaatgacagtgatagatgtccattgACAACAAGTAGTAATagtgaacatgtttttttttttttaatttaaaataatgaaagaaaaatatactattctattaaccattttttaaatttaattcctACTTTAAACAACTGAGCTGTTGATtgtcgtcaacggcagccaataaACTGAGACGATTCACCAAGATGTTGTATGCTAAAACCTGCATCCCATAAAAGGCCAATTAAAGAACGACTCCATCTTTTGGACACGTGGCCAGTCAacccatcaaaaaaaaaaaaaaaaaaaaaaaaaacgagcgcCATCAAAACACGTTCGATCCATTTCTTCAATTTAGAGCGTCTGCCACCAGACTTAGAAGATCCTGCTTGAGCGTGTCGACGCAGTCGGCCCCCCCGGCCGCCTCTCGCAGGCATTCGGCGGCCTGGCGGGCCGAAAAGGGCGAGCGCCGCCCGCCCAGCAACAGCAACAGGCAAGCCCGACGCAGTGCTGGGTAGCTGTAGCGCTGCGCGAAGCGGTACACCTCCGGCAAGAGGGCGGCGGCACTGCCTCCTGCCACGCCCCCTTCCTCCGGGTGCGCCGAGCTTTTCGACGGCGACTTCTCGTTCAGACTTTTTGTCGGGCAGATGGTATCCGATTCGTCGGTTTCCACGGTCTTCTCTAAAAGAGGCTTCAGTTGCAGCTGAACGCACGTCAGATCCAGCTCGGACGTCCTGCTGGCGAGGTGCTCCTCCACGGTCGCTCCGACCATTTCCGGCGTGGGCGCGGCGCTTTCGGAAAGAAGTCCAGCCACGCAGAGCTCCTCCAGTTCCCCCTTCAGGTCCGTGGCGAGGAATCGGCACGCTCCCACCATGGCGGCGCCTAACGGAGAATCTTGGAAGGTGGTCCGCTCCGGGCGGCAGGATGCCAAGCCGTCCAAAAAGCAGCACTTCTCCGCCCGCTCGGACGCCGCCGGCCGGCACCCGTGGAGGTAGTGGAGCACGGGCGCCAGCGAGCCTCGTGTCACGTCTTTGATCCGGAGGGCTTCTGGGGAGCTGGCCTCGCTGAAGGCGCCGTTGAGCATAGCCCGGAAGTACTCGGAGCCGGACTCGTCGCCGCCCACGGCGTCCCTGTTGGCCGGCACCTCCGCCCCGTCGTCCAGGAGGAGCGTTAGGTCAAAGTCGGACGCGGCGTATGGGCAGATGTCGGCGTGGCGGGGCTTTTTGGAGGGAGGAGGGGCGGCCCGGTCGGAGTTGCCGGGCGGAGTCGGGCGCCCGGCGGCGGGCGGAGACGCCGCGCTGGACACCAGCGGGGTCAGGCAGCCGATCAGGAGCGAGAAGTAGAGCGAGTGATGCGGCGACTCGGGCCAGGCGGAGAGAAGACGTTGACATTCGGGAGTGTGGGAGTCGGCGTCGGAATTGTGGCGGCAATTCAGCGGCTGCAGGGCCAAGAGGAGGCCGCCGGAATCCAGGAGGAGTTTTCGCAACAGGGGCTTGTTGCTGAcaagaaaaaaggaaattgaGTACGTTTGCGCGCACGCTCACTAAAAATTGAACCCATCTTTGTTATGAATTTTACATGAATGCAGTTATAGTTAAACATTCACTGGTTGTTTAGTGAATGCTCACATTTGGCTCACGTTCAGAATTAATTTTTGCCAAGAACATTCagtgtttgacaaaaaaaacaagacttaaAGCGCATCGACAAAACGTCCTATTTTGGAAGGGAACTTACCTGCTGATCAAAGGCAGGGAGAGCGCGCAGTTGACTCGGTCCGCCTCAGAGCCCGAAAGCATGACGTGCGCGAGGATGCCGGCGCCGAACGACGACTCGCACTGGATGTGCAGATTGTTGAGGAGAGTCACACCTGCGCAAAAGGACACAACGATTAACTGTAACGCACCTCACATAAACAACATGGAAACGACGGTGAGACGCGTCCCGTACATGGTGACTGGGATGGGCtagcgcaggggtcgggaacctttttgacgaagagagccataaacaattcatattttctaatgttattccttgagagccatactccgaatttaaaagtcaaaatacatgtaaatgggtgtcttttatttgagtaatttcaccacttaagtgaaaaaaaagaatacttttgacaacattcttatgcagttgctaatcaatgagagtatgcattctagcagagtctaatgcaaaaaaaagaagactaaagcagcactggacatagtatctcagttctgtcaccagcgggttccatattttagctcacagattagcgaagagccagatgcacccatcgaaagagccacatgtggctcccgagccataggttccctacccctgggctaGCGCATCCTATTGAATGggcatctattgccgtcaatggcagctaaagagctaaatgttttttttaaattaatcaacgacaacaacaaaaacagcaatgtttaaatttcttttttcctttaaaatatttttcattaaaaaaaatttttcttACCGAGCTGTTTGACTTTGGCACGAACGCGTTCTTGCCGCCGCTCGCCGCCGTCGTCGCTCTGGCAGAGTACGTGGTGGATGAGGGCCACGGCGCCGCCGCGGACCAGCGCCCGCAGACAGCCGGGGTTGCAGCTCAGGCGGCAGAGCAGACGAAAGCAGCGCCCGCTGGGGTCCCGGTGCTGGCCCAGGTAGCGCAGCAGTCCCCACATGGTGCCCCAGGTCATCAGGGCGGGGCATGGCTCGGCCGCGTGAGAGAAGCGCGACAGCAGCAGCAGGACCGGCGACTCGGGCGTCCAGGGCTCGGGGTGGTACGGGTGGCGGTAAGCGAATGGTCGCGGCGCCGACGGAGGCGTGTCCGCCGCCGGCTTGGCCGACGGAGAGACGGCCCCGGGCGTCCGTGGCCGCCGCCGGTGTGGCGAGGAGAACTTGGCTTTGCAGGAATTGAGAGCTTCTTTCTTTGAGGTAGCGGCGTCGGGGGGAGTGCACGGTTTCAACGGGGCGAGGCAGTCGGCGTTCGGGGAGCTTTGGGCGGGGGGCGAGGCCCAGTCGGTTTCGGCGCTGTTCGAGGAGTCCAGTAAGTCCTCTTCGCTGGAAATCATACCCTCGGATAGCAGCCATGACCTGCGCTCAATCGCAAATATTTGTCAGCAATGGTAAATATTTtcgttcattttttaatttaaaaaaagtatgttttcttcaaatgtgatttcatggttccctttcttaaataaaaaaacaaaaaggataaagtaaatatgtttttgttattttaatcaatttttatgggaaaaaacccactggaaatattcttttttttctcctgattaatggtttacattatttttaaatctaaaaaagcACTcacaaaaaattcaaaaacaataaaaagtccCTGATTTTTGTAATTAAATAGCAGATAATGATCTTAACATATGAACCGATTGACTGATTGCAAAGGGTGGTGATGAGTGGAccatcaaaataatcatttgtgacAGCCACATCTGATAAAGCAgtcatttttaatgagtttATAAAATGACCGCATGTACTGCTAACGAAGCAAAAggcttgtgattttttttttaggacaaaaattgttagaaattttaaatcaatattttaagAAACTGGTTTCAGTCATTTAATCAGTAAATACCTTAGCCTACGTATGAACCCAGTGGTCACCCATGCAAATCGTTTTTGGAATCCACTTTTGCATAATAAAAGTTTCTTTCTTAAATAAGGCAGAAATAAAGAGTGGTATGTGGTACCTGAGTCTGAGGAAGCTGGAAGACCCTTGTTCTCTGCCGCCCTCTTCCTTCTTGCAGTCCTCGAAAGGCGCAAAGTCAAAGGAGTCCAAGCAGGACGGCGGCATTAAGTCGCTTTTAGCCGCCCCCGAAGAAGCGCCCCCGCCGGCCGCCGCGTCCGCCTTGTCGCCGGCGGTGAGCGCCACCAGCCGAGCCACCATCAGGGGGACCAGCCCCAACTCCTGCAGCTGCTCCACGGCCGACTCGTCGAACACAAAGTCCACGCACGCCAGGATGGCGAACCGTGCCAGGGGGTGCCGCGGGTGCTCTGCCAAAAAGCCCACCAGAACCTCTAACCCGCCGCTCTCCTTCACCTTGGCGCGGTTGACCGCCTCCTTGCAGCACAGGCACAGCGCCTTGAAGAAGACCCCCGATCTGTGGGGGTCCTTCTTGGCCTCCGCGGTGAACTTGGGGATGACGTCGAGGGAGCCCACCAAGGGTCGCAGGCACCCTTGCGAGCACAGGTTGGCGAGCGTCTTCAGCGCCAGCTCCTCTAACGACTTCCCAGATTCTCCGGAGACCACCGCGCCCAGCTGGGCAAGGACCACCGAGCGGGACGCCGCCCGGGCGCATTCGGGGCCGCAGCCTCGGGTGAGCTCGTGGAGAGTCCTTAAGGCGGCCCGCCTCAAGGCTGGGGGGTACTCTGGGGAGATGAAGGGGGCGACGGCCGACAGGGCACCCTGGGTGAGCAGAGACAGGCGGTTGGCCGGAGTCTCCGACAGGTAGAGGAGGGCCCGCGAGGCCGACTGGGCGCACTCCAGCTTGGGGCAGGCGTCTTTGGGCGGCGTGGGGGTGGGCGAGGACGGGCTTGATGGCAGAGACATGCACAGGAGGAGTAGAGGAATACCACCTGGACAGGAACAAGGTGCCACAATTTTTGGTACGAattggagaatttacatatgaGGTACTGCTTTATTTACGAAATTTTGAAGTTacggaaaaagttctggaaccaattaattttttaaGTAGAGCTACGATTGCAGTTCCTATGTAAATTGCACTATTAACTGCTGAAAtactgcattgttttttttttaaattggaaatgaatTGGAAATTTAGAGCTATTTAAAAtagatgaaatgtttttttccatttgttttttatttatatttctgaTTTAATATGAAAAGTGAAATAAacttatatttagtttttaatttgaaaattgtatttgtattttttgtttagtatttcgtattttgtctatttttaaGTTTAACTGAATACGAATAAGAGAATatcaatttgtattttaattatatttctgATTTAATAGGAAAAGTGAAATAAGCTTataattagtttttaatttgaaaatgtttgtattttttaactatttgtttagtattttgtattttgttttttgtctattttaaGTTTAACTGAATACGAATTAGAGAatatcaatttgtttttaaattatatttttgattTAATATGAAAAGTGAAATAAgcttatatttagtttttaatttgaaaatgttgtttgtattttttaactatttgtttagcatttagtattttgtctatttttaaGTTTCACTGAATACAAATAAGAGAacatcaatttgtttttttaatgagaacaaaatattttaactccactgccattgatggacgATAATTACTGTTCAAATCAGTTTCTttgatgttgcttttttttaatagataaaataatttaaaattgaaacaaaaaaatagatctcAAAAGAAAATTCGgtatttaggattttttttttacatcgacatatttaaaatatatagattttaaTTCCATTTTGGCCACTTTTTTGCAATTTTCCTAAAATTCCACAAGGCATTTGTTGTCTAGCTGGGCAGGTAAccagaatattttgtatgtagagccaggcattcgtaagtagaagtaccactgtatttggacaattttgaggTCTCCAATGTCTCTaaacaatgaattaaaattTGACTCATTTGATCATTAGTTTCATCTCAATACAGCGCTTACAGCTGAAGGCTTGAAAACTCACCCGCCGAATGGATGAGTGCCGAGTTCTCCGAGTCCATGGCGAGATTCCCCAAAGCCCGCGCAGCTCTGTTCTGGATGGTCTCATGGGCCACATTCCTCTTCATCACGTCCACTAAGACAGCGAGGACATTTGTCAAGTGTCAACTATTTCcctacacaaaaaaatccatctgaaaACAACACTCACCGACAATACTGATTCCGTCGAGCTTGCGAACCTATGTTGGAAATGTACAGATTTAAtatttgaatgctttttttctcgttttcAGTCTCTCTAACTCACCGCGGTGCGTGTCTCCTGTTCAGTGCAGCAGTTGGCCAGGATGCTGAGGGTCAAGTCCAGAGTCTTCCTGGAGCAACCCGGATGACCGAGCAGTTCCAGCAAGGGCCGAAGACCCCCCGAAGTCCGGAAGCGGGTGATCCCGGCCTTGTCACCTTTGATGTGCTGCGTTCGGATGGCGACCAGCGCACGCCACTGGGCGAACCTGGACCTTTTGTCCAATTCTCCTTCCAAATCAGGTGGCTTGCTCAGGTGGGCTAGGCACCAAGTCAAGGAAGACTCCGGAGTAGATGGAGTTCCTTCCCTGTTGGAAGGGGCTCGACATTGCTTCTGGACGCTTTGTATAGGTAAAGcagtcattttaaaagaaaataaatagtaataattaATCAGGCAGCCAGCCTACTGGCTTTCTAATccttaacttttttttgcagcttCATTCATAAAcacgattttttttaactgcacaACACAACTTTGTTAGCTTTAACAGCATTTCGTTTATCTTTTACGCTCCAAACGTGCCATGATCGAGCTCGATCATAgtaattagaaagaaaaaaaggcccacATGGCTAGAAAACTACAGCCTGCAACACGGAAAAAACGCCACTAATTTACCACCTGATGCCGCGGTTGCTCATGGGAAATGGAGTCCCGCCCGCTGTCCCTCAGCTCACCGCAAAACAGGCCAATGTCGTGGCGTAGGCCAGTCAATCGTTTTTCCGGCTCCCTGACGCATAATTGGCcaatggcacatattttcacacaccgAGTGACGAGGTAAAGCTATGATCACTCTACGCTGCACCGCAACCGTTCCAAAATTCCGTGTGATACAAAAAACAATCGCCTGTGTTAGCCGCTAACGCCATCTTTAGCCAAACAAGAAAACAGGGGCGCTCGGGGAAGACAGTGGGAAGAGCAGAGGTGGGCTGGCCTTTCGAAATGCTGGGAGTTGTAGTCCaaatttcacctcaaatgccTTTCTATATTTTGGTTGCTGATCTGGAAAACTACTGACTGTGAGGTCATGCCAACACAATGCATTCCGTCAATTTTAGGGTTTGTAGTTGTAATCAGTAAATATGCCTGTTTATACTGACGTGTGTGTGAAAAAGGGGAAATACATTTCCCAGGGTGCCCAGCGTTCTGCTGTAAACTCATGTTCGTCCAATGGGAGGAATGAGTATTTAAGAGTTGTTAATCTATACGTTTAACAATATGCTCCCTGGGCCCAGAattattttggagcattttcaacattttggggaaaaaagcataaTCAATGCCCCTTACAAAAAtcatcttttttaaagaaaaaaattatggtagGAAACGTTTTTTCTCAAAAAGATATATCAAGAACATACGTTTTTAACtatgaaatgtgacattttcatttgttttgtacacattttaatattaaataaacaaaattacaTGGAAAAATAAGGCCTGTAAAACAACAATTTCCTTATTACATGTgccttcattttgaaaa is part of the Stigmatopora argus isolate UIUO_Sarg chromosome 14, RoL_Sarg_1.0, whole genome shotgun sequence genome and encodes:
- the armc5 gene encoding armadillo repeat-containing protein 5 isoform X1 — encoded protein: MTALPIQSVQKQCRAPSNREGTPSTPESSLTWCLAHLSKPPDLEGELDKRSRFAQWRALVAIRTQHIKGDKAGITRFRTSGGLRPLLELLGHPGCSRKTLDLTLSILANCCTEQETRTAVRKLDGISIVVDVMKRNVAHETIQNRAARALGNLAMDSENSALIHSAGGIPLLLLCMSLPSSPSSPTPTPPKDACPKLECAQSASRALLYLSETPANRLSLLTQGALSAVAPFISPEYPPALRRAALRTLHELTRGCGPECARAASRSVVLAQLGAVVSGESGKSLEELALKTLANLCSQGCLRPLVGSLDVIPKFTAEAKKDPHRSGVFFKALCLCCKEAVNRAKVKESGGLEVLVGFLAEHPRHPLARFAILACVDFVFDESAVEQLQELGLVPLMVARLVALTAGDKADAAAGGGASSGAAKSDLMPPSCLDSFDFAPFEDCKKEEGGREQGSSSFLRLRSWLLSEGMISSEEDLLDSSNSAETDWASPPAQSSPNADCLAPLKPCTPPDAATSKKEALNSCKAKFSSPHRRRPRTPGAVSPSAKPAADTPPSAPRPFAYRHPYHPEPWTPESPVLLLLSRFSHAAEPCPALMTWGTMWGLLRYLGQHRDPSGRCFRLLCRLSCNPGCLRALVRGGAVALIHHVLCQSDDGGERRQERVRAKVKQLGVTLLNNLHIQCESSFGAGILAHVMLSGSEADRVNCALSLPLISSNKPLLRKLLLDSGGLLLALQPLNCRHNSDADSHTPECQRLLSAWPESPHHSLYFSLLIGCLTPLVSSAASPPAAGRPTPPGNSDRAAPPPSKKPRHADICPYAASDFDLTLLLDDGAEVPANRDAVGGDESGSEYFRAMLNGAFSEASSPEALRIKDVTRGSLAPVLHYLHGCRPAASERAEKCCFLDGLASCRPERTTFQDSPLGAAMVGACRFLATDLKGELEELCVAGLLSESAAPTPEMVGATVEEHLASRTSELDLTCVQLQLKPLLEKTVETDESDTICPTKSLNEKSPSKSSAHPEEGGVAGGSAAALLPEVYRFAQRYSYPALRRACLLLLLGGRRSPFSARQAAECLREAAGGADCVDTLKQDLLSLVADALN
- the armc5 gene encoding armadillo repeat-containing protein 5 isoform X2, translated to MSNRGIREGTPSTPESSLTWCLAHLSKPPDLEGELDKRSRFAQWRALVAIRTQHIKGDKAGITRFRTSGGLRPLLELLGHPGCSRKTLDLTLSILANCCTEQETRTAVRKLDGISIVVDVMKRNVAHETIQNRAARALGNLAMDSENSALIHSAGGIPLLLLCMSLPSSPSSPTPTPPKDACPKLECAQSASRALLYLSETPANRLSLLTQGALSAVAPFISPEYPPALRRAALRTLHELTRGCGPECARAASRSVVLAQLGAVVSGESGKSLEELALKTLANLCSQGCLRPLVGSLDVIPKFTAEAKKDPHRSGVFFKALCLCCKEAVNRAKVKESGGLEVLVGFLAEHPRHPLARFAILACVDFVFDESAVEQLQELGLVPLMVARLVALTAGDKADAAAGGGASSGAAKSDLMPPSCLDSFDFAPFEDCKKEEGGREQGSSSFLRLRSWLLSEGMISSEEDLLDSSNSAETDWASPPAQSSPNADCLAPLKPCTPPDAATSKKEALNSCKAKFSSPHRRRPRTPGAVSPSAKPAADTPPSAPRPFAYRHPYHPEPWTPESPVLLLLSRFSHAAEPCPALMTWGTMWGLLRYLGQHRDPSGRCFRLLCRLSCNPGCLRALVRGGAVALIHHVLCQSDDGGERRQERVRAKVKQLGVTLLNNLHIQCESSFGAGILAHVMLSGSEADRVNCALSLPLISSNKPLLRKLLLDSGGLLLALQPLNCRHNSDADSHTPECQRLLSAWPESPHHSLYFSLLIGCLTPLVSSAASPPAAGRPTPPGNSDRAAPPPSKKPRHADICPYAASDFDLTLLLDDGAEVPANRDAVGGDESGSEYFRAMLNGAFSEASSPEALRIKDVTRGSLAPVLHYLHGCRPAASERAEKCCFLDGLASCRPERTTFQDSPLGAAMVGACRFLATDLKGELEELCVAGLLSESAAPTPEMVGATVEEHLASRTSELDLTCVQLQLKPLLEKTVETDESDTICPTKSLNEKSPSKSSAHPEEGGVAGGSAAALLPEVYRFAQRYSYPALRRACLLLLLGGRRSPFSARQAAECLREAAGGADCVDTLKQDLLSLVADALN